The Lycorma delicatula isolate Av1 chromosome 2, ASM4794821v1, whole genome shotgun sequence DNA window AGTTTTCCTTCCGCTCATGTTCAGCTCACTAAGTTTCAACAGCTATTAATGATTGGGCAAACGTATAGGATTTTCTTAAAACTAGAGATGCCAGAATCACAGACAAATAAAGATTTAGGTAACtggattaatttgttaaaatttcatatatgccttttattatattaaataaatagtttaattgttaaaaaaagtaatgctactttatataaataaatatgttatttaacttttaggAATGTTCATGGTCTGTGCTCAGCTTGCTGATAAGGATGGTTTAATGGTTTCTCAAGCTTGTAGGTCAGCTATGTTACATTATCGAAGTGAATTACTTACAATGCTTACTACGTTAACATTGTATCCATTGTTTATCTTTGGACATgctgaagaaaaacaaaccttaACACTAGAGCTGTACTCTGATTTTGAAGAAGATCAGGTAAAAACAATGTTCAGATttgaatgttttaatgaaatagttaTTCTTCTGCTGTCAAACTCCAGTATGGCAGAACAACtagatttatttgattaattaatatttgaagaacTGGGATCTATTATGGCTTAGCTGAAAAGCTTAAGGACAGAAGCTGTGGCGCTTGTCACCTTACTACTGcttttttttcctaatgtctTCTCTTATTgtctttttgtgaattttattgtcATATGGCAAGTTCTAAAAAGCATATTagcttattttaatgtatatttttaaatgaaaaaatattcattttatgtcaaatctcatatttttttctaatttgatgtaaattattaaatttgattgtaaATGCAGGGTTTAGGATATTAGAATGCATCTACTTTAAATTTGTGATTggtaatttatatgtattgaaataattttgtgtggtaatataaaactaatttcaatttataacatttcttgaaatacaatgttttatgtataaaatatagtcAAGATAAAAAAACAcccaaatgaaaaatatgtaataaaattaaaaagacatttatgataaaataaatatacttaagatGCCCATAATAATAGACCTTCTTCAGCAAACATTTTACAGTGACATGAAGGTACAGTgatatctatttcataaaaattatttactttttcataaaaattattgagaGAGATTCTCAGAACtctataatgtttataaaattaaaaaaaatcagttctgacattaatgaaatatttgatgatGATAACAGCATACaagatttacaaatatttcaaattactgacagtaaaaaagaaaccttattaggttatcaggaaaatatttaatttatatataaaaaaataagttaaaaaaaattttataagtaaaaatagtatatccaactaaatatatttgaaacaaagcaactacaattatttatttatttttttttttaattgctacttTCATAGATCTTTCAATCCCTAGATCACATtcactgttttaatattttaattagacttATTCCCTAAACAACAGATTGTGACTCCTGCAATCAGGTAAATTTGGCTCGCCTTTACACGAATGAGCATTTCACTTTATAGCATGCTTAAagaagtttgtttatttaaaaaattaaattagttgtttCTGTACCTTATCTAGCAACTTCTAGATATTTGGtaaaaagagaagattttttttatttaagatttattttaaattttgcaataaactGGGAGTTGCTGAAGGTATTTGTAGAAATTCTGTTGTCTGCACATTTTCTCAGTATGGATCTTTCTATTCATATGTAAAATTACATCCATATGCAGAACAGATCTACATCTGTTTGTTATAAACCACAATGTATGCTAAtctttttgttacaaatattacaattttattaattaaaaaaatgtagaacagaatttaaaaataaacagattttagttttcattaaaaaaataataatttagtgacaaaatttaagcaattttttagtATTGCATTGAAGTTATGTATCGTAGAACTTGTTTATAGtgtgttgttgttattattcttaCTTTCAGAATCATCCAGTGACTGACGTTTACATTGAATTACGAGCCCGTCGTATTGAGTATTATTCAGCATCAATTTTTATCCAGGCCCACCTGAAAGGGTTGCGTTATCTTATGTTTCACTGGCCATTAGTGACTGCTGCTCTTGGAAtttgttcaaatctttttttcattgtatttattgcATCTGTTTCTTGGTGGCAGATATTTGGCCCTAGAGATGAATATGGTAGGTTtacattccttttttcttttttttttaaattgcggaAGGAAATGGTAACCATTGTTCAGACTTATACATCATTTCCTCCTCAGTATttataaacatagaaatttaTCTGCCTTCTTCTTAATAATGTCATGTAAAGTATATAAGTTGTTACAGTTcagttttatataagtaatataacaatgtattttattataatattccaatatttattCCAAATTACATATACTATTCAACAATGCATCATTTATGGAATCATTAAAAGCATATTACATATTCATGTATATGCATACATATTgtacaagattatatatatataagatttaatatttgagtgatatatatatatatatataacatatataaagtatcatatataattacaaagtaatcataaatgtctaatatttattaactaattgaaCCAGCGGTAATTGCAGTAGAATAATTACTCTAACCAAGGTGgatattatttgtaaacataTACTTACCTTCTGTTGATCCTCTAGCCACATTTATCAttggaaatttcaaaaatcatatattttttagtaatattcaaCTGTGGATATTATATGAAGAATCATCATTTGAAATCTACAGTTGTATTCTACATCACCATAATCTACAATTTCAAGAATCTTCATTTACAACAAACTTCATACGACTTATTCAcagatatttattaacaattatgatACCTCATTAGGTGTTATTCCCACCTTAAAAATTGATCTTATTGAATTGCGAAGCAAATACGACACTATTCAATCAGAAATTGGATTGAAATTTGATGATGAGGTGTTTTAGATTCGGAATGTATACTAATCTAAGAAGACTTGTATATTATAGAATCCAAACtgcaacatttaattaataatactagttGAAAATCATCTAATTAAGAAGTTAgtacaaatacatcatttaaacaaACTCAATTACAACCTATTAATATACTTGTATTCAGAGGTAATGTGTTAGAGTGgcagcattattttaatatatttattgatttagtatATAACAGAGATTTATCTAATATctagaaattacattatttatattttttgaaggatGCTTAGCTATCATTAGAGATCTTCCAATAAATAATGACAATTATCATAAGGTCAGATTCTGTAAACAGGGAATCAGTggataatttataatgataaatatattaatgagatTTCCTCATATGTCAATTCGCTCAAATCAATGCAACTTCCTGTCAACATATATGAcgacaaattttagaaaatattaatgcattcatttcaacaaacaagcaaataaatacagaatacgAAACCAAAGAACACGTTATAAAAATACAACGAAACATTTAACAAAGTGCTTTAATTTAAAGGCTAATAAACAATATACTGTTACAACATACTTCAACATACTGTTAGTTATTAtgctaaatttaactttaatcaaTGTTTGTGCTGTAactcaaatcattacttataCCAGAGTAAGGAATTTTTAAACTTGCCCATTGATAATCAGAAATcctttttggaaaataataattgttctatTTGTCTGCATAAAGGCCACATTCCACTAAtcaatgttattcaaaaaatcgatttaaGATTTGTGCTAAGAAGCATAATACATAATTCATCCATATAGACAAATTTGATGATTCTAAATTAGAAAGCAATAACTCTTAATTTCAgagttattgtttaaaaatcagtCCAATAGGAAAATTAGTAAATTCAATCATACGTATTGTGTTGgcgataaagttaaaaaaaaacatgattcatGCTATTCTGGGCATCAACAAATCCAGATGAGACAACAAAGGTCGAACTTCGAAAGACATATTGTTATTGAGAAACCACAATCTAAAGTATCTATCAAACatattacaatatgaaaaaacaatattctaagaataaacaaaatcattGAAATATCAGTGATAAAATCATAACTATCTGTCACGAGTTgtcattatttatcaaaatagatcACGTAAGTTATCTCACAAGAATATTCCTCAATCAAAGCATAAACATATACGGTATCTGAAAAGGGAAGACACTTTTATAACCCCTAATAAACAACGATTAGACTTTATGAAAAACCTACGAATGCCAACGAAAACCTTCAATTCACAATAAAGGAAATCGCATGTACCAAAAATGAATGTTaacgttaatataaatttaaatgcgtTACCTTATTCACAAAAACAACAGAATCCCGATTATCAAAAtagcaagaaaaatacaaatgataataatattgataataataataaatgtaatcctTATCAAGACACAAGGCTacaatcaaaacattaaaatgaagaaCAGAGCTACATCAGTTCTAATGATGTACTAACActactgcaaaaaaattatttcaatctcgTCAAATTATGATCATGGCAGGCAGAGGTCTGAGATCTGTGCATAAGTTAGTTATACCTGTTACCAATCTCT harbors:
- the Seipin gene encoding lipid droplet biogenesis associated protein seipin isoform X2; this translates as MFFYRFISRRIERCKQKTIDGAQIIWDNFFKGGMLALISATVLWMSVFLYIVFYYYYMPSVSHRRPVNLQFKTCEEGVGMCSFPSAHVQLTKFQQLLMIGQTYRIFLKLEMPESQTNKDLGMFMVCAQLADKDGLMVSQACRSAMLHYRSELLTMLTTLTLYPLFIFGHAEEKQTLTLELYSDFEEDQNHPVTDVYIELRARRIEYYSASIFIQAHLKGLRYLMFHWPLVTAALGICSNLFFIVFIASVSWWQIFGPRDEYDDIYGEEFTTDDVDSSSRDSTDTTDIQQHEIDVGNNGSGNSESRSDQGSLTPGGREMVTDFEKIQ
- the Seipin gene encoding lipid droplet biogenesis associated protein seipin isoform X1; its protein translation is MFFYRFISRRIERCKQKTIDGAQIIWDNFFKGGMLALISATVLWMSVFLYIVFYYYYMPSVSHRRPVNLQFKTCEEGVGMCSFPSAHVQLTKFQQLLMIGQTYRIFLKLEMPESQTNKDLGMFMVCAQLADKDGLMVSQACRSAMLHYRSELLTMLTTLTLYPLFIFGHAEEKQTLTLELYSDFEEDQNHPVTDVYIELRARRIEYYSASIFIQAHLKGLRYLMFHWPLVTAALGICSNLFFIVFIASVSWWQIFGPRDEYGRRLYPGLNLGFLFGRNLFVGDMDYEDDIYGEEFTTDDVDSSSRDSTDTTDIQQHEIDVGNNGSGNSESRSDQGSLTPGGREMVTDFEKIQ